The following coding sequences are from one uncultured Bacteroides sp. window:
- a CDS encoding lipopolysaccharide biosynthesis protein: MKEQSLKQKTVGALLWNLLDRMGQQVLLFIVGIIVANILSVEDYALVGMLAIFTAIANIVLDSGFSSALIRKQDATETDYNSVFYFNLFVSIALYIILFTTAPLIADFYNQPLLSNLARVIFLSLPFNSLSLIQTTLLNKKVQFKTLTKVNLISFLISGFSSLAMAFGGLGVWTLVWQPVILAFSRSVLLWLLSNWRPQLLFSIASIKSLFSFASSLLLASLVNSVFTNIYSVAIGKLYPTKQLGYYSQGNKISLMVISSIYSSLQTATYPIFSSIQDDKERSLRSYRKTIRFTAFLTFPLMIGLVAIARPFISIILKAEWAGCIPFFQLTCLAGIFTILTSINQNFIKVHGRSDVIFKLEIVRTLLIITGLAFSIHESALFMIGLQTIIQASIYLISIIYIGNIIQYSWIKQLKDIFPYLMISSFMWGLLLIPNYYINSNYILLPLKIAFGIIFYYITNRSLGSKILADTVEILFKHNKK; encoded by the coding sequence ATGAAGGAGCAATCGTTAAAACAAAAAACAGTCGGAGCTTTGCTCTGGAACTTGCTGGACCGTATGGGACAGCAAGTTTTACTGTTTATTGTCGGCATCATTGTTGCCAACATTCTCTCTGTTGAAGATTACGCTCTTGTTGGCATGCTAGCCATTTTTACAGCAATAGCTAATATTGTACTCGACAGTGGTTTTAGTTCTGCATTAATTCGTAAACAAGATGCGACAGAAACTGACTATAATTCAGTGTTTTACTTCAACTTGTTTGTTAGTATAGCACTTTACATCATACTTTTTACCACAGCACCACTCATTGCCGATTTTTACAACCAACCATTATTATCTAATCTTGCCAGAGTAATCTTTTTAAGTTTGCCTTTTAATTCATTAAGCTTAATACAAACAACCTTATTGAATAAGAAAGTGCAGTTTAAAACATTGACCAAAGTAAACCTCATTTCTTTTTTAATCTCAGGATTTAGTTCCTTAGCAATGGCATTCGGAGGCTTAGGAGTTTGGACCCTGGTATGGCAACCGGTTATTCTAGCATTCTCACGCTCTGTTCTCCTTTGGCTATTAAGTAATTGGAGACCTCAACTACTCTTTAGCATAGCAAGTATTAAATCACTATTTAGCTTTGCTTCTTCCCTTTTATTAGCGAGTTTAGTGAACTCTGTTTTTACAAATATTTATTCTGTAGCAATCGGAAAGCTTTATCCTACCAAACAGTTAGGATATTATTCTCAAGGAAATAAGATAAGTCTGATGGTCATAAGCTCCATCTATTCAAGTCTACAAACAGCAACCTATCCTATTTTTTCAAGTATCCAAGACGATAAAGAACGCAGCCTACGCTCTTATCGAAAGACAATACGTTTCACCGCTTTTCTAACTTTCCCTCTAATGATTGGACTCGTCGCCATTGCCCGACCATTTATATCTATCATACTAAAAGCAGAATGGGCTGGTTGTATTCCCTTCTTTCAATTAACCTGTCTAGCGGGAATTTTCACTATATTGACCTCAATTAACCAAAACTTCATTAAAGTGCATGGACGTTCAGACGTCATTTTTAAATTGGAAATTGTGAGAACGCTACTTATTATAACGGGATTAGCATTTTCCATACATGAAAGTGCACTTTTTATGATTGGATTACAAACAATTATTCAAGCCTCTATCTACCTCATAAGCATTATATATATAGGGAACATTATTCAATATAGTTGGATAAAGCAGTTAAAAGACATATTTCCTTATCTAATGATCTCTTCCTTTATGTGGGGATTATTGCTCATTCCCAACTACTATATAAATTCAAATTATATATTGCTACCTCTAAAGATAGCATTTGGCATTATATTTTACTATATTACAAACAGATCTCTGGGCTCTAAAATACTTGCAGACACAGTCGAAATTTTATTTAAACATAACAAGAAATAA
- a CDS encoding glycosyltransferase, giving the protein MNSSAIKVSIIMLAYNIDKYVETAIKSIIQQKTTYPIQLVIAEDCSTDNTLEICTRYKKLYPDTITLIKHKKNAGLQRNFMDAHQHCEGEYIAICDGDDYWINKNKLQRMTDFMDANSDFAVCFHRVINYYEENGSKSFSNGKQKQITNIVDLAKSNFITNSSSLFRRSYYPEVPEWFSQISLCDYAMHMLNAQHGKIYYFKQPMAVYRKHSKGIWSEKGAEKRINSALYVRELLLHFFINQEKTYNALRNAYLNIALGLIRYYHSVNNQMMVIDTRKRILQYYPEWSIEKIEEMEIQSKPNITKQLEHLLLTTLKLGRALVSKLIPVPKIR; this is encoded by the coding sequence ATGAATTCATCAGCTATAAAAGTTAGTATTATCATGTTAGCGTATAACATTGACAAATATGTGGAAACAGCAATAAAAAGCATCATTCAGCAAAAAACGACTTATCCCATACAACTTGTCATAGCCGAAGACTGTAGCACCGATAATACTCTTGAGATCTGCACTCGATATAAGAAACTATACCCTGACACAATCACTCTAATAAAGCATAAAAAAAACGCAGGATTACAAAGAAACTTCATGGATGCGCATCAACATTGTGAAGGAGAATACATTGCAATTTGTGATGGAGATGATTATTGGATAAATAAGAATAAGCTCCAAAGAATGACCGATTTCATGGATGCAAATTCTGACTTTGCTGTCTGTTTCCATCGGGTAATTAATTATTATGAAGAAAATGGAAGCAAGAGTTTTTCCAATGGCAAGCAGAAGCAAATTACCAATATAGTAGATCTAGCGAAAAGTAATTTCATCACAAATTCATCTTCTCTCTTTAGGAGAAGCTATTATCCTGAAGTGCCGGAATGGTTTTCTCAAATCAGCTTGTGCGATTATGCAATGCACATGCTTAACGCACAGCATGGCAAAATATACTATTTCAAACAACCGATGGCAGTTTACCGGAAGCATAGTAAAGGGATCTGGAGTGAGAAAGGTGCCGAAAAAAGAATAAATAGTGCCCTATATGTAAGAGAATTACTGCTCCATTTCTTCATCAATCAAGAAAAAACTTATAATGCACTGAGAAACGCATACCTCAATATTGCCTTAGGACTGATTCGCTATTACCATTCCGTCAATAATCAAATGATGGTAATAGATACTCGTAAACGTATCTTGCAATATTATCCGGAATGGTCTATTGAGAAAATTGAAGAGATGGAGATACAATCCAAACCTAACATAACAAAACAGTTGGAGCACCTCTTATTAACTACATTAAAGCTCGGGCGCGCCTTAGTCTCAAAATTAATACCTGTTCCTAAAATCCGCTAA
- a CDS encoding HAD hydrolase family protein: MALPKLVITDIDGVWTDGGMYYTAEGDVMKRFSVKDGWGVLFLRQFDIPVAIMTGEQTQIVQKRADKLKIKHCYLGVNDKLSKARELCVELGITLKDIAFIGDDINDIHLLRKVGFSCSPSNTPDYIKKEVDYVTVAHGGFGAFREFVEKILQNNGLLDDALKRVM; the protein is encoded by the coding sequence ATGGCATTACCTAAGTTAGTGATTACAGATATTGATGGTGTGTGGACGGATGGTGGTATGTATTATACTGCTGAAGGGGATGTGATGAAACGTTTTTCGGTGAAAGATGGGTGGGGAGTGCTTTTTCTTCGCCAATTTGATATTCCGGTAGCTATCATGACAGGAGAACAGACACAGATTGTTCAGAAACGCGCTGATAAATTAAAGATAAAGCATTGTTATCTAGGGGTGAATGATAAATTATCAAAGGCACGTGAATTGTGTGTAGAGTTGGGAATTACGCTGAAAGACATTGCTTTTATAGGCGATGATATTAATGATATTCACTTATTGCGCAAAGTAGGCTTTAGCTGCTCGCCTTCTAATACTCCTGATTATATAAAGAAGGAAGTCGATTACGTGACTGTTGCTCATGGAGGTTTTGGTGCTTTCCGTGAATTCGTAGAGAAAATACTTCAAAATAATGGGCTATTGGATGATGCTTTGAAGCGCGTAATGTAA
- a CDS encoding N-acetylneuraminate synthase family protein, with the protein MKSTYIIGEIGQNHNGSVDIAKLIVDLVSRPVKEDVFDIELRPMDAVKMTKRDLSEELADSQMNRIYDSPHSFGGTYGEHRAFLELTDEEHFEVYKHAKSLGLDFVETLCSRGCLSLLKLFVPDYLKVASRDLTNLPLLEAMAETKIPMILSTGMSNKEDLDDALRVINRYHSNISILHCVSQYPTYPDKLNLKTITYLKKHYGEYRIGFSDHTIGISAPVVAVGMGAEIIEKHITIDRHMKGTDQLGSLGPEGVNRMIRDIRIAERWLGTEDFYLDDTLTPTKVKLERSIATNKALKPGDIVSEEDLHLLSPGDGFRWAQKDLIIGKRVKTPIAKNEIIYCDNIEME; encoded by the coding sequence ATGAAAAGTACCTATATTATAGGAGAGATCGGACAGAACCATAATGGATCTGTCGACATTGCTAAGTTAATTGTAGATTTGGTCTCTCGTCCGGTTAAAGAGGACGTTTTTGACATAGAACTTCGTCCTATGGATGCGGTAAAGATGACAAAGAGAGATCTGAGTGAGGAGCTTGCCGACTCACAAATGAATCGTATTTATGATTCGCCTCACTCTTTTGGCGGTACTTACGGAGAGCATCGTGCTTTTTTAGAGCTTACGGATGAGGAACATTTTGAGGTTTATAAGCATGCTAAAAGTTTAGGATTAGACTTTGTGGAAACGTTATGTTCTAGAGGCTGTCTTTCATTACTAAAACTTTTTGTTCCCGATTATCTTAAAGTAGCAAGTAGAGATCTTACCAATCTACCTCTATTGGAGGCAATGGCAGAGACAAAAATACCGATGATTCTTTCTACCGGCATGAGCAATAAAGAGGATTTGGATGATGCTTTGAGGGTGATTAATCGCTATCATTCTAATATTTCTATTCTTCACTGCGTATCGCAATATCCTACTTATCCGGATAAATTGAATTTGAAAACGATTACTTATTTGAAGAAGCACTACGGGGAGTATCGTATTGGTTTTTCGGATCATACCATTGGTATCTCTGCTCCGGTCGTAGCTGTGGGAATGGGTGCTGAAATTATAGAAAAACATATAACGATTGATCGCCATATGAAGGGGACTGATCAGTTGGGTTCGTTAGGACCGGAAGGTGTAAATCGCATGATACGCGATATACGAATAGCTGAGCGTTGGTTGGGTACGGAAGATTTTTATTTAGATGATACCTTGACTCCTACTAAAGTGAAGCTTGAACGCTCTATTGCAACAAATAAGGCATTAAAGCCTGGGGATATTGTTTCAGAGGAAGATCTTCACTTGTTGAGTCCGGGTGATGGCTTTCGATGGGCGCAAAAGGACTTAATTATAGGCAAAAGGGTGAAGACGCCAATTGCAAAAAATGAGATTATTTATTGTGACAATATTGAAATGGAGTAG
- a CDS encoding aminotransferase, with product MKDGIIIQARTGSTRLHNKILLPFYKGQRIIDILIDNIKVACPDMLVVLATTDHPQDDVLAEVAHERGIACFRGDEDNVLNRFIGAAEAFGLERIIRVCSDNPFLQVGTFRCLFDEYMLHHADYVAYGFSDGRPTIKSHLGLFAELTTIDALKRIARVTQKKLYIEHVTIYMYTHPEEFSIKLLPLPDYLEGRFDLRFTLDTMADFTLLQELYTTFREETDGSVQALLRLVESRDEYRQRMLENIVINEK from the coding sequence ATGAAAGATGGAATAATAATTCAGGCGCGTACAGGCTCTACCCGTTTACATAATAAGATTTTATTGCCTTTTTATAAAGGACAGCGTATTATTGATATTTTGATTGATAATATTAAGGTTGCTTGTCCTGATATGCTGGTTGTGTTGGCTACCACTGATCACCCACAAGATGATGTGTTGGCAGAGGTTGCACATGAGCGAGGTATTGCTTGTTTTCGGGGGGATGAAGATAATGTCTTGAATCGTTTTATTGGAGCGGCGGAAGCTTTCGGGTTGGAGCGTATTATACGTGTGTGTTCTGATAATCCTTTCTTGCAAGTAGGAACGTTTAGATGTCTTTTCGATGAATATATGCTGCATCATGCTGATTATGTTGCATATGGTTTTTCGGATGGGCGACCAACGATTAAATCTCATTTGGGGCTGTTTGCTGAGCTAACTACTATCGATGCTTTAAAACGGATTGCTCGTGTAACACAGAAGAAATTATATATTGAACATGTTACGATATATATGTATACTCATCCGGAAGAATTCTCAATAAAATTATTGCCTCTCCCTGACTATCTGGAAGGGCGTTTTGATTTGCGTTTTACATTGGATACAATGGCAGATTTTACCCTATTGCAGGAATTATATACGACTTTTCGTGAAGAAACCGATGGAAGTGTGCAAGCGTTACTTCGCTTGGTAGAATCTCGTGACGAGTATCGTCAACGGATGCTAGAGAACATTGTAATAAATGAAAAATAA
- a CDS encoding glycosyltransferase, which translates to MRVLLINTSERIGGAAVAASRLMESLKNNGIKSKLLVRDKQTEQISVVGLKQTSLHLWKFIWERIIIWKANKFKKNNLFSVDIANTGTDITSLPEFKEADVIHLHWINQGMLSLRNLQKILNSGKPVVWTMHDMWPCTGICHHARECTSYHKECHNCPYIYGGGSKKDLSYRIFHKKQKLYKIAPISFVTCSQWLEKQAEKSALLCGQRIISIPNPINTNLFKPHDKKEARQKHMLPADDKLLLFGSVKITDKRKGIDYLIEACNILIKQHPELKETVSVVVFGNQSAQLENMLPFRVYPLNFVSNEHELVDIYNAVDLYVTPSLEENLPNTIMEAMACGVPCVGFNIGGIPEMIDHLHNGYVAQYKSSEDFAHGIEWALSEANHSTLCEQACHKAVSSYSEGIVAKKYIELYNKITGKHA; encoded by the coding sequence ATGAGGGTACTATTAATAAACACTTCGGAGCGAATAGGCGGTGCCGCTGTTGCAGCCAGCCGCTTGATGGAATCACTAAAGAATAATGGAATAAAATCCAAGTTGTTGGTTCGTGACAAACAAACTGAACAAATTAGCGTTGTGGGATTAAAGCAAACTTCGCTGCATCTTTGGAAATTTATATGGGAACGTATCATCATATGGAAAGCAAATAAGTTTAAGAAAAATAATCTCTTCTCAGTAGATATAGCAAATACTGGCACAGATATTACCTCTCTACCCGAATTTAAAGAAGCCGATGTAATCCATCTCCACTGGATTAATCAAGGTATGCTTTCGCTTCGTAACCTGCAAAAGATACTGAATTCGGGCAAACCAGTAGTATGGACTATGCACGACATGTGGCCCTGTACAGGTATTTGCCATCATGCACGCGAATGCACTTCTTATCATAAAGAGTGCCACAATTGTCCTTATATATACGGAGGAGGAAGTAAAAAGGATTTATCGTACCGCATCTTTCATAAAAAACAAAAATTATACAAAATTGCGCCGATTTCTTTTGTAACTTGTAGTCAATGGCTCGAGAAACAAGCGGAAAAAAGCGCCCTTCTGTGTGGACAACGCATCATCAGTATTCCTAATCCGATCAATACCAACCTGTTTAAACCTCATGATAAGAAAGAAGCCAGACAGAAACACATGCTACCCGCTGATGATAAATTGCTGCTATTCGGTTCCGTAAAAATCACCGATAAGCGAAAAGGAATAGACTACCTCATTGAAGCATGTAACATACTTATAAAGCAACATCCAGAACTAAAAGAGACAGTAAGTGTAGTTGTTTTCGGCAATCAATCTGCTCAACTAGAGAACATGTTACCCTTCCGTGTCTATCCGCTCAATTTTGTTAGCAACGAACATGAACTAGTGGACATCTATAACGCAGTCGACCTCTACGTAACTCCTTCTCTTGAAGAGAACCTACCAAATACCATTATGGAAGCAATGGCTTGCGGCGTACCTTGCGTAGGATTCAACATAGGAGGTATACCCGAGATGATAGATCATCTGCACAACGGCTATGTAGCCCAATATAAATCATCCGAAGATTTTGCCCACGGCATTGAATGGGCTCTTTCTGAAGCAAATCACAGCACTCTTTGTGAACAAGCTTGCCACAAAGCAGTCAGCAGCTACTCGGAAGGTATTGTTGCAAAAAAATATATTGAATTATACAATAAGATAACAGGAAAACATGCATAA
- a CDS encoding glycosyltransferase family 2 protein — translation MHNHHTPVFSIITVTYNADKVLEDTILSVISQSYQQVEYIVIDGDSKDNTHSLIEKYRDKIHILVSEPDKGIYDAMNKGIKLATGDYLCFLNAGDTFHENSSLQQIVEGLNKKNNELPDIIYGETALVDAHRNFIRMRRLSTPEKLRWKSFKKGMLVCHQAFIAKRSLAEPYDLNYRFSSDFDWCIRTMKKASMTYNTHQTLIDYLEEGMTTQNRQASLKERFRIMAHHYGFISTLAYHAWFIIRLLSKPGQ, via the coding sequence ATGCATAACCACCACACCCCTGTTTTTTCTATCATCACCGTAACTTATAATGCTGACAAAGTATTAGAAGATACTATCTTGAGCGTCATTTCGCAGAGTTATCAACAGGTGGAGTACATTGTTATTGATGGTGATTCAAAAGACAATACCCACTCACTGATTGAAAAATATCGAGATAAAATTCACATCCTTGTCAGTGAGCCGGATAAAGGGATATATGATGCTATGAACAAAGGAATCAAACTTGCTACAGGAGATTACCTATGTTTTCTGAACGCCGGAGACACTTTCCATGAAAACTCCAGTCTACAACAAATTGTAGAAGGACTTAACAAAAAAAACAATGAGCTGCCTGACATTATTTATGGAGAGACAGCATTAGTAGATGCACACAGGAATTTTATACGCATGCGCCGCCTATCTACCCCAGAAAAGCTCAGGTGGAAAAGCTTCAAAAAAGGAATGCTTGTCTGCCATCAAGCATTTATCGCTAAACGCTCTCTAGCAGAACCTTACGATCTGAATTACCGTTTCTCCTCTGATTTTGACTGGTGTATTCGAACTATGAAAAAAGCATCAATGACATATAATACCCATCAAACACTAATAGACTATTTAGAAGAAGGAATGACCACGCAAAACCGCCAAGCCTCCTTGAAAGAAAGATTCCGCATCATGGCACACCACTATGGATTTATTAGCACCTTGGCTTATCATGCATGGTTCATCATACGTTTACTAAGTAAGCCTGGACAATAG
- a CDS encoding NAD-dependent deacylase, with protein sequence MKKMVVLSGAGMSAESGINTFRDAGGLWEKYPVEQVATPEGYRLDPELVIRFYNERRAQLLTVKPNHGHELLAEMEKYFNVTVVTQNVDNLHEKAGSTHVIHLHGELTKVCSSYNPNDLRYVKELKQDEYEVKMGDLAGDGSQLRPFIVWFGEAVPEMERAISYAEKADIFVIIGTSMNVYPAAGLLDYVPRSAEIYLIDPKEVQVNSSRRINVIQKGGSEGMEELLSRLT encoded by the coding sequence ATGAAAAAAATGGTTGTATTGTCCGGAGCTGGGATGAGTGCTGAGAGTGGTATTAATACTTTTAGAGATGCCGGCGGATTATGGGAAAAATATCCCGTAGAACAGGTGGCTACGCCTGAAGGCTATCGACTTGATCCTGAATTGGTTATTCGTTTTTATAATGAAAGGCGTGCTCAATTGCTGACTGTAAAGCCTAACCATGGTCACGAACTATTGGCTGAAATGGAAAAATATTTTAACGTAACTGTGGTTACTCAAAATGTGGATAATTTACATGAAAAGGCAGGAAGCACGCATGTGATTCATTTGCATGGAGAGTTGACAAAAGTATGCTCAAGCTATAATCCTAATGATCTCAGATATGTTAAAGAATTAAAACAAGACGAGTATGAAGTGAAAATGGGTGATTTGGCAGGAGACGGTTCACAATTGCGCCCTTTTATCGTTTGGTTTGGTGAGGCAGTTCCGGAGATGGAAAGAGCTATTAGTTATGCTGAGAAAGCGGATATATTTGTTATTATAGGAACTTCAATGAATGTGTATCCGGCAGCGGGACTTTTAGACTATGTTCCTCGTTCGGCCGAAATTTATTTGATTGATCCTAAAGAAGTGCAGGTGAATTCTTCTCGTCGTATTAATGTGATTCAAAAAGGGGGCTCCGAAGGCATGGAGGAACTATTGTCCAGGCTTACTTAG
- a CDS encoding FKBP-type peptidyl-prolyl cis-trans isomerase → MDKFSYAIGLGIGQNLLGMGANSIAVEDFSQAIKDVLEGNQTAISHNEAREIVNKYFAKLEAEMSAANIEQGKAFLEENKKKEGVITLPSGLQYEIINEGTGKLAKVTDQVKCHYEGTLMDGTMFDSSIKRGQPAEFGVNQVIPGWVEALQLMPEGSKWKLYIPSDLAYGAQGAGEMIPPHSTLIFEIELIQVL, encoded by the coding sequence ATGGATAAATTTAGTTATGCAATCGGCCTTGGCATAGGTCAAAACTTGTTAGGAATGGGTGCTAACAGCATCGCAGTAGAGGACTTTTCTCAGGCAATAAAAGACGTACTGGAAGGAAATCAGACAGCAATCAGCCACAATGAAGCACGAGAAATCGTTAATAAATATTTTGCCAAACTAGAGGCAGAGATGAGTGCAGCAAACATTGAGCAAGGCAAAGCTTTCTTAGAAGAAAATAAAAAGAAAGAAGGAGTAATAACCTTACCTAGCGGATTGCAATATGAAATCATCAACGAAGGAACAGGAAAGTTAGCCAAGGTGACTGATCAAGTGAAATGCCACTACGAAGGAACACTAATGGACGGAACCATGTTCGATAGCTCTATCAAACGTGGACAACCTGCAGAATTTGGTGTTAATCAAGTTATCCCAGGATGGGTTGAAGCTCTTCAATTAATGCCTGAAGGATCTAAATGGAAACTATACATACCTTCTGATTTAGCATACGGAGCACAAGGAGCAGGTGAAATGATACCTCCACACAGCACACTAATATTTGAAATAGAATTAATTCAAGTACTATAA
- a CDS encoding FKBP-type peptidyl-prolyl cis-trans isomerase, whose protein sequence is MKKVSIFMAIAAALSLASCTAQSPKANLKSDVDSLSYSLGLTQTQGLKQYLAGRMEVDTTYMNEFIKGLNEGATKSSKKDLAYLAGLQIGQQISNQMVKGINHQLFGEDSTQTISKENLLAGFIAGTLGEKTLMTMEEAQKYSQTKMEVIKSKAMETKYADNKAAGEKFLAENKTKKGVVTTPSGLQYKIITKGRGAIPADTCKVKVNYKGTLIDGTEFDSSYKRKEPTTFRANQVIKGWTEALTMMPVGSKWEIYVPQELAYGSRESGKIKPFSTLIFEVELLGIEK, encoded by the coding sequence ATGAAAAAAGTAAGTATTTTTATGGCTATTGCAGCAGCATTGAGTCTTGCTTCTTGCACAGCTCAAAGCCCTAAAGCTAATTTAAAGTCTGATGTTGACTCTTTGTCTTATTCTTTGGGTCTGACTCAAACTCAAGGTTTGAAACAATATCTAGCCGGTAGAATGGAAGTCGACACTACATACATGAATGAGTTCATCAAAGGTCTGAATGAAGGCGCAACCAAATCAAGCAAAAAAGATCTTGCTTACCTTGCAGGCTTGCAAATTGGCCAACAAATCAGCAACCAAATGGTAAAAGGTATCAATCACCAATTGTTCGGTGAAGATTCTACCCAAACCATCAGCAAAGAAAACCTCCTTGCAGGATTCATTGCAGGTACTCTTGGAGAAAAAACTTTGATGACTATGGAAGAAGCTCAAAAATACAGCCAAACAAAAATGGAAGTAATTAAGAGCAAAGCTATGGAAACTAAATACGCTGACAATAAAGCTGCCGGAGAAAAATTCTTAGCAGAAAATAAAACTAAAAAAGGCGTAGTTACCACCCCAAGCGGACTACAATACAAAATCATAACAAAAGGTAGAGGCGCTATCCCTGCTGATACTTGCAAAGTAAAAGTAAACTATAAAGGCACGCTAATCGACGGAACTGAATTCGATAGCTCTTACAAACGTAAAGAGCCGACTACCTTCCGTGCAAACCAAGTTATCAAAGGATGGACAGAAGCCCTAACTATGATGCCTGTAGGTTCTAAATGGGAAATCTATGTTCCTCAAGAATTAGCTTATGGCTCAAGAGAATCCGGAAAAATCAAACCATTCTCTACGCTAATATTTGAAGTAGAATTACTTGGTATAGAAAAGTAA